Proteins from a genomic interval of Caulobacter rhizosphaerae:
- a CDS encoding Trm112 family protein encodes MTAAPPPPPADLDPRLLEVLVCPVSRAPLFYDRARGELISNAAKLAYPIRDGVPIMLPEEARSLEE; translated from the coding sequence ATGACCGCCGCTCCGCCGCCTCCGCCCGCCGATCTCGACCCGCGCCTTCTGGAGGTGCTGGTCTGTCCGGTCAGCCGCGCGCCGCTGTTCTACGACCGCGCCCGCGGCGAGCTGATCAGCAACGCGGCCAAGCTGGCCTATCCGATCCGCGACGGCGTGCCGATCATGCTGCCCGAGGAAGCCCGCAGCCTGGAAGAGTAG
- a CDS encoding winged helix-turn-helix domain-containing protein: MAELDELIHQPLRLKIMAALHAERDADPVEFSRLKAVTQATDGNLGSHLTTLEKAGYVAIAKDFVGKKPRTRVALTPAGRKAFRRHVDYLRAVVEGVDGD, translated from the coding sequence ATGGCCGAACTGGACGAACTGATCCATCAGCCCCTGCGGCTGAAGATCATGGCCGCGCTGCACGCCGAGCGCGACGCCGACCCGGTGGAGTTCTCGCGCCTCAAGGCCGTGACCCAGGCCACCGACGGCAACCTGGGCAGCCACCTGACCACCCTGGAAAAGGCCGGCTACGTGGCGATCGCCAAGGACTTCGTCGGCAAGAAGCCCCGCACCCGCGTGGCCCTGACCCCCGCCGGCCGCAAGGCCTTCCGCCGCCACGTCGACTACCTGCGCGCCGTCGTCGAGGGCGTGGACGGCGACTAG
- the glmM gene encoding phosphoglucosamine mutase has protein sequence MSKRAYFGTDGIRGQANKHPMTAEVALRVGLAAGKLFRSQDDRRHLVVIGKDTRLSGYMIEPALVAGFASVGMDVRLFGPLPTPAVAMMTRSMRADLGVMISASHNDFADNGIKLFGPDGYKLSDEQELKIEVLMDEGLQEGLAPPRGLGRVKRIDDAQARYVEIVKATFPRHLSLSGLRVVIDCAHGAAYRVAPTALYELGAEVIEVGVTPDGTNINAECGSTHPEAMAKLVREYRADIGVALDGDADRLVICDEKGVVVDGDQIMAIIALALAKAGKLKSGGVVATVMSNLGLERLMTDNGLKLERTSVGDRYVMARMREGGFNIGGEQSGHVILSDFSTTGDGLIAALQVMAVMIQTGQPMSALGRQFEPVPQLLENVRFAGGKPLEHKTVKEAIADGEAQLNGAGRIVVRPSGTEPLIRIMAEGDDPALVKKVVRSIVSAVKAV, from the coding sequence ATGAGCAAGCGCGCCTATTTCGGCACCGACGGCATCCGCGGCCAGGCCAACAAGCATCCGATGACCGCGGAGGTCGCCCTGCGGGTCGGCCTGGCGGCCGGCAAGCTGTTCCGCTCGCAGGACGACCGCCGCCACCTGGTGGTGATCGGCAAGGACACCCGCCTGTCGGGCTACATGATCGAGCCGGCCCTGGTCGCCGGCTTCGCCAGCGTCGGCATGGACGTGCGGCTGTTCGGACCGCTGCCCACCCCGGCCGTGGCGATGATGACCCGCTCGATGCGGGCCGACCTGGGCGTGATGATCAGCGCCAGCCACAACGACTTCGCCGACAACGGCATCAAGCTGTTCGGCCCCGACGGCTACAAGCTGTCGGACGAGCAGGAGCTGAAGATCGAGGTCCTGATGGACGAGGGCCTGCAGGAAGGCCTGGCGCCGCCGCGCGGCCTGGGCCGGGTCAAGCGCATCGACGACGCCCAGGCCCGCTATGTCGAGATCGTCAAGGCCACCTTCCCGCGCCACCTGTCGCTGTCGGGCCTGAGGGTGGTGATCGACTGCGCCCATGGCGCGGCCTATCGCGTGGCCCCCACCGCCCTCTACGAGCTGGGCGCCGAGGTGATCGAGGTTGGGGTCACCCCTGACGGGACCAACATCAACGCCGAATGCGGCTCCACCCACCCCGAAGCCATGGCCAAGCTGGTGCGGGAATACCGGGCCGACATCGGCGTAGCCCTGGACGGCGACGCTGACCGGCTGGTGATCTGCGACGAGAAGGGCGTGGTGGTCGACGGCGACCAGATCATGGCCATCATCGCCCTGGCCCTGGCCAAGGCCGGCAAGCTGAAGTCGGGCGGCGTGGTCGCCACTGTCATGTCCAATCTCGGCCTCGAGCGGCTGATGACCGACAACGGCCTGAAGCTGGAGCGCACCAGCGTCGGCGACCGCTATGTGATGGCCCGCATGCGCGAGGGCGGCTTCAATATCGGCGGCGAGCAGTCGGGCCACGTGATCCTGTCGGACTTCTCGACCACCGGCGACGGCCTGATCGCGGCCCTGCAGGTCATGGCGGTGATGATCCAGACCGGCCAGCCGATGAGCGCCCTGGGCCGCCAGTTCGAGCCGGTGCCGCAGCTGCTGGAAAACGTCCGCTTCGCCGGCGGCAAGCCGCTGGAGCACAAGACCGTCAAGGAGGCCATCGCCGACGGCGAGGCCCAGCTGAACGGCGCGGGCCGCATCGTGGTCCGCCCGTCCGGCACCGAGCCCCTGATCCGCATCATGGCCGAGGGCGACGACCCGGCGCTGGTCAAGAAGGTGGTCCGGTCGATCGTCTCGGCGGTGAAGGCGGTTTAG
- a CDS encoding LON peptidase substrate-binding domain-containing protein, which produces MPGSYRRADDLPLVIPVFPLDGALLLPGGQLPLNIFEPRYLNMFDDAMSGERIIGMVQTRPGGDVERPNLAPVGCAGRVTSFAETSDGRYLVTLTGVCRFRVGDELPARGPYRQVRADFTAFEADLREGAPDSATAGDPSSLLDALRRYLDHRGLAIDWSSAEAAPSDALINSLAMALPFEPVEKQALLEAPTLAERRDTLVALLEIDAAAGDDEDPTMIQ; this is translated from the coding sequence ATGCCAGGATCCTATCGAAGGGCGGACGACCTGCCGCTGGTGATCCCGGTGTTCCCGCTGGACGGCGCCCTGCTGCTGCCGGGCGGGCAGCTGCCGCTGAACATCTTCGAGCCGCGCTATCTGAACATGTTCGACGACGCCATGTCGGGCGAGCGGATCATCGGCATGGTCCAGACCCGCCCGGGCGGCGACGTCGAGCGGCCCAACCTGGCGCCCGTCGGCTGCGCGGGCCGGGTGACCAGCTTTGCCGAGACCAGCGACGGCCGCTACCTGGTCACCCTGACCGGGGTCTGCCGCTTCCGGGTCGGCGACGAGCTGCCGGCCCGCGGGCCCTATCGCCAGGTGCGCGCCGACTTCACGGCGTTCGAGGCCGACCTGCGCGAAGGGGCGCCCGACAGCGCCACGGCCGGTGATCCGTCGTCCCTGCTGGACGCCCTGCGCCGCTATCTCGACCACCGCGGCCTGGCCATCGACTGGAGCAGCGCCGAGGCCGCGCCGTCCGACGCCCTGATCAACAGCCTGGCCATGGCCCTGCCGTTCGAGCCGGTCGAGAAACAGGCCCTGCTCGAGGCCCCGACCCTGGCCGAGCGCCGCGACACCCTGGTGGCCCTGCTGGAGATCGACGCGGCGGCCGGCGACGACGAAGACCCGACGATGATCCAATAG
- a CDS encoding prolyl-tRNA synthetase associated domain-containing protein — MKTRADLLSFLDAHGVAHATLDHPPVFRVEEGLEIKAALPGGHTKNLFLKDAKGQLWLISALGETAIDLKRLHTVIGSGRLSFGNAELMLETLGVTPGSVTAFGLINDTDHRVRFVLDAALAKADPVNFHPLSNDATTAVSQAGFRRFLAALGVTPMIVDFAAMAVVH, encoded by the coding sequence ATGAAGACCCGCGCCGACCTGCTGTCTTTCCTCGACGCCCACGGCGTCGCTCACGCCACCCTCGACCATCCGCCGGTGTTCCGCGTGGAGGAGGGGCTGGAGATCAAGGCGGCCCTGCCCGGCGGCCATACCAAGAACCTGTTCCTCAAGGACGCCAAGGGCCAGCTGTGGCTGATCTCGGCCCTGGGCGAGACGGCGATCGACCTCAAGCGCCTGCACACGGTGATCGGCTCGGGCCGGCTGTCGTTCGGCAACGCGGAACTGATGCTGGAAACCCTTGGGGTCACTCCGGGCTCGGTCACCGCCTTCGGCCTGATCAACGACACCGACCATCGCGTGCGCTTCGTGCTCGACGCGGCGCTTGCCAAGGCCGACCCGGTCAACTTCCATCCTCTGTCCAACGACGCCACCACGGCCGTGTCGCAGGCGGGCTTCCGTCGGTTCCTGGCGGCCCTGGGGGTCACGCCGATGATCGTCGATTTCGCGGCCATGGCGGTCGTTCATTAA
- a CDS encoding DUF6065 family protein, whose protein sequence is MELECYPTEARPPEIVPGRPQRAWMDHFADRHPYRCLPLTMANTTGWEILCPVGFTATWDGGAHQNCITFRSDHPHPGFDDFVKSHFSRGTITFHTGYLFRTPPGWSIWTMGPPNHVKDGVQPLAGLVETDWLPFPFTMNWIFTRPGTVRFEKGEPFCFFMMIQDKPLEQVQPVIRSMNSNPDLRKQYDTWAAKRGEFNARIFKREPEAMKEAWQRFYFKGEYPEEVEAPAPTAHVNKRRLKAPKLGS, encoded by the coding sequence ATGGAACTGGAGTGCTATCCCACCGAGGCCCGCCCGCCGGAGATCGTGCCGGGACGACCCCAGCGGGCCTGGATGGACCATTTCGCCGACCGCCATCCCTATCGCTGCCTGCCCCTGACCATGGCCAACACCACCGGCTGGGAGATCCTGTGCCCGGTCGGCTTCACGGCGACCTGGGACGGCGGGGCGCACCAGAACTGCATCACCTTCCGCTCCGACCATCCGCATCCGGGCTTCGACGACTTCGTCAAGTCGCACTTCTCGCGCGGGACGATCACCTTCCATACCGGCTACCTGTTCCGCACCCCGCCGGGCTGGTCGATCTGGACCATGGGCCCGCCGAACCACGTCAAGGACGGCGTCCAGCCGCTGGCGGGGCTGGTCGAGACCGACTGGCTGCCCTTCCCCTTCACGATGAACTGGATCTTCACCCGCCCCGGCACGGTGCGCTTCGAGAAGGGCGAGCCGTTCTGCTTCTTCATGATGATCCAGGACAAGCCGCTGGAGCAGGTGCAGCCGGTGATCCGGTCGATGAACTCCAATCCGGACCTGCGCAAGCAGTACGACACCTGGGCCGCCAAGCGCGGCGAGTTCAACGCCCGGATCTTCAAGCGCGAGCCCGAGGCGATGAAGGAGGCGTGGCAGCGCTTCTACTTCAAGGGCGAGTATCCCGAGGAGGTCGAGGCCCCGGCCCCGACCGCACACGTCAACAAGCGCCGGCTCAAGGCGCCGAAGCTGGGGAGCTGA
- a CDS encoding thioredoxin family protein, which yields MALIGEKPAPIQAGGPNGQGGGKSPHIKDGTDASFMADVIEASKTQPVIVDFWATWCGPCRQLTPALEKAVNAAGGAVKLVKIDVDKNPGYSGQLRVQSIPTVYAFVNGQPVDGFQGALPESQVKAFIDRLAGPPAESDVDALLAMAKESLDLGDLGGAAQAFAQVLQMDPANVKAIGGLARCYLAGGDLEGAREVAATAPAGAKDPDLESVRAALALAEDAPSETAPFEKRLAANPDDHEARFELAKALAGAGQLQAASDHLLTIIERDRAWNDEAARKQLLTVFEAAGYASEVAKAGRKRLSSILFS from the coding sequence ATGGCCCTGATCGGCGAAAAACCCGCTCCCATCCAAGCCGGCGGCCCCAATGGGCAAGGGGGGGGCAAGAGCCCGCACATCAAGGACGGCACGGACGCCAGCTTCATGGCCGACGTCATCGAGGCCTCCAAGACCCAGCCGGTGATCGTCGACTTCTGGGCCACCTGGTGCGGACCGTGCCGCCAGCTGACCCCGGCCCTGGAAAAGGCGGTCAACGCCGCCGGCGGCGCGGTCAAGCTGGTCAAGATCGACGTCGACAAGAACCCCGGCTATTCGGGCCAGCTGCGCGTGCAGTCGATCCCCACCGTCTACGCCTTCGTCAACGGCCAGCCGGTCGACGGTTTCCAGGGCGCGCTGCCCGAGAGCCAGGTCAAGGCGTTCATCGACCGCCTGGCCGGGCCGCCGGCCGAGAGCGACGTCGACGCCCTGCTGGCCATGGCCAAGGAGTCGCTGGACCTCGGCGACCTGGGCGGCGCGGCCCAGGCCTTCGCCCAGGTGCTGCAGATGGATCCGGCCAACGTCAAGGCCATCGGCGGCCTGGCCCGCTGCTACCTGGCCGGCGGCGACCTGGAGGGCGCCCGCGAGGTGGCCGCCACGGCTCCGGCCGGCGCCAAGGACCCGGACCTGGAAAGCGTTCGCGCCGCCCTGGCCCTGGCCGAGGACGCCCCGTCCGAGACCGCGCCGTTCGAAAAGCGCCTGGCCGCCAACCCCGACGACCACGAGGCCCGCTTCGAACTGGCCAAGGCCCTGGCCGGCGCCGGCCAGCTTCAGGCCGCTTCCGACCATCTTCTGACCATCATCGAACGCGACCGTGCCTGGAACGACGAGGCGGCCCGCAAGCAGCTGCTGACCGTGTTCGAGGCCGCCGGCTACGCGTCGGAAGTCGCCAAGGCCGGCCGCAAGCGGCTGTCATCGATCCTGTTCAGCTAG
- a CDS encoding UbiH/UbiF/VisC/COQ6 family ubiquinone biosynthesis hydroxylase, producing the protein MRDHDADVIIAGAGMAGTTLALALASAGVKALLVDPQPFDAQLAESFDGRSSAIAYSSFRQWRAIGAGAALAPHAQRIEQILVTDGKTPGPSTGGPSPFFLRFDSSEIADRSEGEPLGYLIENRQIRAALARTVLDKGVTVLAPAAAKALEVTPAGATLTLTDGRALSAPLVVSAEGRNGVLRKAAGIGDIGWSYGQSGVVATVRMEHPHQGVAHEYFLPSGPFAILPLTDNRASLVWTESTDRAEALRNAAPEAFHAHLMRRFGEFLGAVEMAGPTFVYPLSLSLAERLVAPRLALIGDAAHGVHPIAGQGLNLGLKDAAALAEVVAEALRNGEDIGAEATLERYARWRRFDNVSNALAFDGFVRLFSNNNPLLRLARGVGMAAVNRIAPARRFFMHEAGGGVGDLPKLLRGVAL; encoded by the coding sequence GGGTCAAGGCCCTGCTGGTCGATCCCCAGCCGTTCGACGCCCAGCTGGCGGAAAGCTTCGACGGCCGCTCGTCGGCTATAGCCTATTCGTCGTTCCGCCAGTGGCGGGCGATCGGGGCCGGCGCGGCCCTGGCGCCCCACGCCCAGCGGATCGAGCAGATCCTGGTCACCGACGGCAAGACCCCCGGACCGAGCACGGGCGGGCCCTCGCCGTTCTTCCTGCGCTTCGACAGCAGCGAGATCGCCGACCGCTCCGAGGGCGAGCCCCTGGGCTATCTGATCGAGAACCGCCAAATCCGGGCCGCCCTGGCCCGGACGGTGCTCGACAAGGGCGTCACCGTGCTGGCCCCGGCGGCCGCCAAGGCGCTGGAGGTCACCCCCGCCGGCGCGACCCTGACCCTGACCGACGGCCGGGCCCTCAGCGCCCCGCTGGTGGTCAGCGCCGAGGGCCGCAACGGCGTGCTGCGCAAGGCCGCCGGCATCGGCGACATCGGCTGGAGCTACGGCCAAAGCGGCGTCGTGGCCACCGTCCGCATGGAGCATCCGCACCAGGGCGTGGCCCACGAATATTTCCTGCCCAGCGGCCCGTTCGCTATTCTTCCGCTCACGGACAATCGCGCCAGCCTGGTCTGGACCGAAAGCACCGACCGGGCCGAAGCCCTGCGCAACGCCGCGCCCGAGGCGTTCCACGCCCACCTGATGCGGCGGTTCGGCGAGTTCCTGGGCGCGGTCGAGATGGCCGGTCCGACCTTCGTTTATCCGCTGTCGCTGTCGCTGGCCGAGCGGCTGGTCGCCCCGCGCCTGGCCCTGATCGGCGACGCCGCCCACGGCGTGCACCCGATCGCCGGCCAGGGCCTGAACCTGGGCCTGAAGGACGCCGCGGCCCTGGCCGAGGTGGTGGCCGAGGCCCTGCGCAACGGCGAGGACATCGGCGCGGAGGCGACGCTGGAGCGCTACGCCCGCTGGCGGCGGTTCGACAATGTCAGCAACGCCCTGGCCTTCGACGGCTTCGTGCGCCTGTTCTCCAACAACAACCCGCTGCTGCGCCTGGCGCGCGGCGTCGGCATGGCGGCGGTCAACCGCATCGCCCCGGCCCGGCGGTTCTTCATGCACGAGGCCGGCGGCGGGGTGGGCGACCTGCCTAAGCTGCTGCGAGGCGTGGCGCTTTAG
- a CDS encoding alternative oxidase, translating into MTSPAIDLTVHHKPAGASDRVAYGFVKLLRFFADTFFAKRYGHRAVVLETVAAVPGMVGATLNHLKCLRRMEDDRGWIKTLMDEAENERMHLMTFIQVAKPTMFERFVVVAAQWVFYLFFFGLYLVSSKTAHRVVGYFEEEAVISYTHYLAEIDEGRSENVAAPQIALDYWNLPAGATLREVVEVVRADEAHHRDVNHGFANELRGLPHGQIAPCPPHVVLEPNWKTAA; encoded by the coding sequence ATGACCAGCCCAGCCATTGACCTGACCGTCCACCACAAGCCCGCCGGCGCCTCTGACCGCGTCGCCTACGGCTTCGTCAAGCTGCTGCGCTTCTTCGCCGACACCTTCTTCGCCAAGCGCTACGGCCACCGGGCTGTGGTCCTGGAAACCGTGGCGGCCGTGCCTGGCATGGTCGGCGCGACGCTGAACCACCTGAAGTGCCTGCGCCGGATGGAGGACGACCGGGGCTGGATCAAGACCCTGATGGACGAGGCCGAAAACGAGCGGATGCACCTGATGACCTTCATCCAGGTGGCCAAGCCGACGATGTTCGAACGCTTCGTGGTCGTGGCCGCCCAGTGGGTGTTCTACCTGTTCTTCTTCGGCCTCTATCTCGTCTCCTCCAAGACCGCCCACCGCGTGGTCGGCTATTTCGAGGAAGAAGCGGTGATCAGCTACACCCACTACCTGGCCGAGATCGACGAAGGCCGGTCCGAGAACGTGGCCGCGCCGCAGATCGCGCTGGACTACTGGAACCTGCCGGCCGGCGCGACCCTGCGCGAGGTGGTCGAGGTGGTGCGCGCCGACGAGGCCCACCACCGCGACGTCAACCACGGCTTCGCCAACGAACTGCGCGGCCTGCCGCACGGCCAGATCGCGCCCTGCCCGCCGCACGTGGTGCTGGAACCGAACTGGAAGACGGCGGCCTGA